The sequence below is a genomic window from Plasmodium vivax scf_7130 genomic scaffold, whole genome shotgun sequence.
ttactgTTGTACATGTAATGAGAGAATTTTTCCAGTTAATactatattaatttatgtttATAAAACATGTACATACTCTATATAATGCAGTAGCAGTTAATAAAACTGGAGCTGCACCAAGTACTGAATTAGTAACTTTTATTCCAATTCCGGACGTTTCATTGGTTTCCTCTGTACCAAGAGCACTGGCCGCAGCTTCTACTTTTTGTCCCGGTAAATGATTCATATCCCCATCACCCATAgtgattttttctttggccTTAGCCCTTTCATGACATTTTAAAGTATTTAGCATTGTTTTAGGATTATATTTCTCGCATTTTCTGTAAAACTGAGGGcagttttcttcttctttagAACAAATACTTTCAAAgtgattatatatatcacgttttttttcaatataatcACAATATTCCAAGCATTTGTCACCGTAGAACGGACATGTTAGTGAAATTAATTCAGAATTAATACAGTAATCGTATAAGTCCTTTCTGTTCTTCCAATCCGTGTGATTAACCATATCAAGTTCAggcttacattttttatagtattcttcttcacttctACTGGGTTTAAATCTACTCCATATCAACTGGAGAGCACCAAACCcaacataaattaaattactTCTTGTATCACGATAAATTTGtgttaatttatcatataaccaataattTAGAAGTAAGGAAACATTGTAACTGGAATTTGCTTCACCCCATGATTTAgatgtatttaaaaatcttagatattttttacaaattagtttcatttcttctttttcttggttatgtacatttatataattacatattgGATTATAATCATGTAAGTACTCAGACCCCATGTTCATAGCttcgtaaaatttttctGAATATAAATCATATTGAGAACTCCGGAACAGTtgctacataaaaaataaataataagagtacataaataaatgtttctataaaaattatttatttatatttaagtaAAACAGCGtatcaaaataaatagtaaaatctaataattcatatgaataaattaaacGTAAATCACTGAAAAATCTGTAGATGTAACTTGTCGTTGCATTGTTTTGaataaatcaaaatataatatagttTTATAGTAAGAGTGTTTATGTGTCTACtgttttatcatatatatttcagaaaaattttgtttctctAAAAGAACATTTAACGCACATTAGAATTTATAAATAGTAATTTTCGTATATTATTGAAAtaagtataataaattatgttaaatgTGCGCGTTTTAACATTTAAATGAATTTctactataaaaatatatgttcatgAAATTATGTCAATGCTGTGTGAAatataaatgcaaaaaaaaaaataataaaaaaatgtgagactattttataaaaattaattgtaaTTActataattgtaaaaataatttcaaatcaaagtaattatgtatatatttatgttaaaaatactataattaaataatgtgtataataacgaaaaattaatttaaaaatttaattgtaGTATATCATTAGATACATATTCTTAGCATGATTATGATATTCATGCACATAAATGCTAataagtataatatatttattttaggaTACAAAAAgctgattaattttttgaataaaaagaatatttatttgaaaatataatactgGAATAAcactataaaatttttaacctTAATCTcaaagtatataaatattattttaatttattgttttctttaatttataaaatatatttgattcactgtaaaaattattaatacataaaaaatatatatttaatatgaataatgtatttatttatattttaaggatcaaaaagagaaaatgagagtattttaatttatatacattctacaatattatttttatatttttgaaaattcgTTATATTATAGCACAAAAAGAAATTGTATTcgaatttaattataaatgtaaaataattgtaaggatatatgtttatagtaaatattcatttattaagaatatcttaatattaaatgtaataaatcaaaaattgttaattgttatttcattaatttatagatatgatataataaaatatatataattaatatagaAACATTATAtgtgtaatatatatttgcaaaTGTGTAGACAATAGATATATTCCTCCTTATTTACCCTTTAAATATGACGTAATAAGGGATAATAATTTAGTTATATTATTTAGCTTGCATAGTTCAAtcttaatattaattttgtgaaatatgTTTATAGTTTGgatgaataattattttcatttcttctaatttatatttagtttatattacatatattaaaaaaaatatattttcgtATAACTTCATTTGAGAGATGTAGCATCTTCGTTAATGTACGTATTTtgtatcataaaataataaatttattgttatgtataattaggaaaaatatgTTACTAAAATTggaaatgaaattatttaataaaattaaatgaaaaaattataatctaTGAATTGATTTCCATTAAATAattgattatataatataacgTACATgtaaatgcatttttactataaatatatacctatcatttataatactctaaaattaataaaatcttatatatatattttagattaatttatttttgtaaaatgttGTATCATTTCAAGGAGGAGAGTGTTTATATATCTAATGTagtttaatacattttttaaaatataattacaaaaatataagcatttcttttaatagtagaaaaaatagttatgtgattagttttatttattattttattatgcatgttagaaaaatttagcatatttacatattacaagtatatgtgtattgacatatatacttataaattgtgatgcttttttcattgtaataattatgcaatatatattttatgaattattaatagTTTTGTGATGCATCATTTGaacaataataaatgcaatcttcttataattaaactttatttatgttattcttttccttttatggcatttatcataatagtacaactatatatatgatgCATTAggatcaattttatataacgaactataaaatatttagatttatttcttaaaaaatatatattcattagaGATATTATGTTTgaattgtttaaatatagttATTGAGtgtatgatttttattttatcgtcaccttataaataaacttattttttgggAAGAAATAACGCAACATGGACTATTCCGCGAGCGGATTCATACTCATTGGGCCATATCCAATATACCCACCTTCATAATCTTGAAAATTTGGGAATTCTCCTGAGAATGGTCCATGGAAACCACTAGGAATTCTACGTACGCGTCCTCGTCCTCCTCTAAAGAAGGCTCCAACTGGAgtatactaaaattaaaaaagttatattaagaattttataaaataatttgataataattctaattttttcttaaatgtaTTGTACATAATGGgtgtaaatttaaaatttagagtaccctaaaaagtaaaaataaagcgctcatcccaccagatacaccaaCGACTGGTACGGGATCAACATCCTTTAGAGCACTAGTAATGGTACTCATCACTGATGGTGAGGACACTTCTACCTCTTTTGAAATAACTTGTTCCGCTCCATGTCCATGCTGTCCTGAATATAATGGTCTTtctgaaaaatatgaaggtATAATGGGAGTTTGAAATTTTGGAAACAGTTGTGTGCGTTCTTCATCTGCTCTTTTAGGGGGATCTATTGTTTGTTGGAGAGAGGTACCCTGATGGCTATCATTTACACTATGGTTAACATGTGCACTATTTCCTTTATCTGTTTGTAGATTTTCTTTATCTGTTTGTAGATTTTCTTTATCTGTTTGtagattttctttttctgtttgTGAACTGGATACACTTTCAGGTAATTGTGTTTGTAGTGTATGTGTTTTTACGTGTGTTTCATATTGTGGTATATTATCTACTGATTGTAATCTAGTTTGACTTATTTGTACTTCTTTATGTGTTTCACTATTTTGTACAGGGTCAGGTTTAAATAGTTTTGGACTGCGTGGTTCTGTTTTATAGTTGTAACATCCTAATCTATATAATGGAACAGAATTTTTAGCGTGTTCTTCAATATTCTgtaatatttcattaaattttaaactTTTAGATTTAGTATCACGCATATAGTTATCAtatgaggcaaaaaaatcatcaaatAATGTACAACCACGATGAACAGTATCTTTATTGAACAAATAACATTTCTTGTATTTATCATACACATTATATAATGCATTTATTGTATTATACGTTTCATGTTTTATGTTATAAATGTTAGATATGCATCTATTCGGCctgccatatttttttccgtatgcatgcaaaaatttttggaaaagtaAAGTGAGATCTTTGTCATAGCTTCGTTTAATATTATGTTCTACTTCTTTGTATAGTATGTAGTTAATATACTTACAAGCGTCTGGGTTATTACCGTAGTAAAAAAGACCATCGTGGTGTACATGTTTTAATAGTAACTTAAAAGCATctaaatagttttttttcgtatctCCTGTAATATCTGCTTCATGAAGGATATCATTCAAGTTTACTTCtgatgataaaaaatgttttcttgGATcgaatttttcttcaaatttaatgTAATCTTTAAAAGTAAgtaactaaaaaaatatatatccattaaaacatatataatggTTGTGccaaaattatatgataaatattttattgttatatatatgatgtctaaatcattttaataaataattatatatatgtactccttagaaaaacataattaCCATATTATCCAATTCGGGGTCcgccattttattttcagaaATGTTcgttaaatgaaatataaaaatctgtgaatgtattatttattatttaataaaatattaggatgaaaaatgaataaatttttgcaaaatatttaataattattttaaatttagtcATATAAACCTATATTTCTATTATGTTtcctttatatattactacaatttataatattattataaatataaaaaaaaattaacatatacattaaattaatttatattaatgtatatcAATATGTACTAAATAAATTAGGactaatttaaatatttttcagcACAATTATTATGCTACACAGGgaaataaacattttatgaaaaaaatatatatgttcaaAGAAATTTGTATTATTCTAAATTATTAATCTTGCTATTATGTGATAATATTCCCTAATATTGAATCTTCGTTAATATGTACGAATTCAGTCCTTTAAATATTGTATAAAACATTTGACTTTTATAGTTAATAAAGAgtaagtaataatatatcgcACACAATATTAGTTTATTATATGGTTAATATACATGGgtaaatgatttattttgaattaaaaattttgatatgATTAAAATAGTAtctaaataaaagaagatatCATAACGAGAAAATATTGTGTATTCATGTTAAATTCTTTCgtagttataaaaaaatataaattatatgaaattaacttttataaagttataatatatactgagtttgatatatattttaaattatttcttattcatatcttttctcccttttatcttgtcataaattttttcgttttattttgattaatattatactttaagaaaaattaatcaaagcataaatagtaaatatatattaaataataacatgCGTTTAAGGTATTTGATATGTTGTTTGATGTTAATTTGATAgaaatttacattatatcattttggtacatttttcttttgagcattattttaattaaaattgtatttaCTCAATTTTATCAATCAATGATGTCGAATGTGGaacaataaaatgtttaCGATATTTACACcatttcataaataaaaactcatattaatgtaatatgaattattttatattatttgtgTATTATATTGcatgtaattaattttttataatacgaATAGTAAAGTTCGTTTcgttatatttaatttaacatataattCTAAATAATTGAGCATAATTTATTTCGGCACAATGTATTTTCATCTTATTAATAGCTCAAATAtgcaacatattttttttcgaaaaattatgattttaataatgaaaaaattgaagaattcttttttcctattattcttattattaGTTAAACTATCATACATAACTTATAATAAAGgaacataataatttaaatttctatataatcacaaatataatttctatataataatatgaaaaataaataaagttatcattaattttttttatactgtATAAAGTGAAAACAGAATTTCTTATGAACAAATATACTTACATTTGTATAACACactttcatttatattaatatccATCATCtccaataaaaatatgatatttaACCTAgttataaacattttatatatttatatgaaaggGATATTTAAATAGATAATTATTATAGTAGTTTTTACTTTacgaattaataaaaatgaatttttttttggatgtTTAATTGTATTGCATTGTATTTCATATTTCTTATTgctaatatatttatgtaatatattgttgataataatttttttaatattgcaTTTGAAGTTATTACAGAATGAAAAGTAAGAAAATTTtcagtgaaaaaataattttaattacaaacATTTATTAGTACATGCATTATAACagggatttaaaaaatgtaaagataAACATTGCAGTATGTtacatacaaaaatatagataaaaaaaaattattatatctACTTTATTACACTTGACatgttaaatatatttacaattattataCTGTAccgtaattatatatactcGTTTTAGCACAACTTCAATTTAATCTTATGTAGCATGGTAACCTAAATGAACcct
It includes:
- a CDS encoding variable surface protein Vir6-like (encoded by transcript PVX_103670A), whose protein sequence is MADPELDNMLLTFKDYIKFEEKFDPRKHFLSSEVNLNDILHEADITGDTKKNYLDAFKLLLKHVHHDGLFYYGNNPDACKYINYILYKEVEHNIKRSYDKDLTLLFQKFLHAYGKKYGRPNRCISNIYNIKHETYNTINALYNVYDKYKKCYLFNKDTVHRGCTLFDDFFASYDNYMRDTKSKSLKFNEILQNIEEHAKNSVPLYRLGCYNYKTEPRSPKLFKPDPVQNSETHKEVQISQTRLQSVDNIPQYETHVKTHTLQTQLPESVSSSQTEKENLQTDKENLQTDKENLQTDKGNSAHVNHSVNDSHQGTSLQQTIDPPKRADEERTQLFPKFQTPIIPSYFSERPLYSGQHGHGAEQVISKEVEVSSPSVMSTITSALKDVDPVPVVGVSGGMSALFLLFRYTPVGAFFRGGRGRVRRIPSGFHGPFSGEFPNFQDYEGGYIGYGPMSMNPLAE
- a CDS encoding variable surface protein Vir4/32-like (encoded by transcript PVX_103665A), encoding MGSEYLHDYNPICNYINVHNQEKEEMKLICKKYLRFLNTSKSWGEANSSYNVSLLLNYWLYDKLTQIYRDTRSNLIYVGFGALQLIWSRFKPSRSEEEYYKKCKPELDMVNHTDWKNRKDLYDYCINSELISLTCPFYGDKCLEYCDYIEKKRDIYNHFESICSKEEENCPQFYRKCEKYNPKTMLNTLKCHERAKAKEKITMGDGDMNHLPGQKVEAAASALGTEETNETSGIGIKVTNSYTPFGSWIRKFRGGNINSVGTIDVVPSYMQETGDIFSDNDANYISYQPM